In one window of Campylobacter hepaticus DNA:
- a CDS encoding agmatine deiminase family protein — translation MIKSIPEWSQQEYLILALPHAKTDWHPYLDEILHAYKEFVKIVSAFQKVLLIAPNESDFAIFKDIENLEYFKCDTNDTWIRDFGPIDILENGRLQALDFTFNAWGNKFESELDNALNSKLFKEKFQEKLKKIDLILEGGSIDFNGEDVMLTSSHCLLNQNRNSHLNKSQIEQKLKEIFGLKQIIWLEHGFIKGDDTDHHIDTLARFIDKNTIAYCICEDTQDEHYLPLQNMKKELEKTSYNLLELPLPKPLYYEKRRLGATYANFVFINKALIVPFYKDPNDQVVAKRLAKALPNHQIIGLDARVFLRQNGSLHCSCQNRFKGLR, via the coding sequence ATGATAAAATCTATCCCTGAATGGAGCCAACAAGAATACCTCATACTCGCTTTACCTCATGCAAAAACAGATTGGCATCCTTATTTAGATGAAATCTTACATGCCTATAAAGAATTTGTAAAAATAGTCAGTGCTTTTCAAAAAGTCTTGCTTATAGCTCCTAATGAAAGTGATTTTGCAATTTTTAAAGATATAGAAAATCTTGAATACTTTAAATGCGATACCAATGATACTTGGATACGCGATTTTGGTCCCATAGATATTTTAGAAAATGGTCGTTTACAAGCCCTTGATTTTACTTTTAATGCCTGGGGCAATAAATTTGAAAGTGAACTTGATAATGCGCTTAATTCTAAACTTTTTAAAGAAAAATTTCAAGAAAAACTTAAAAAAATTGATTTGATTTTAGAAGGCGGAAGCATAGATTTTAATGGTGAAGATGTTATGCTTACAAGTTCGCATTGTCTTTTAAATCAAAACAGAAATTCTCATTTAAATAAAAGTCAAATTGAGCAAAAATTAAAAGAAATTTTTGGTTTAAAACAAATCATTTGGTTAGAGCATGGTTTTATCAAAGGTGATGATACTGATCATCATATTGATACTTTAGCAAGATTTATTGATAAAAATACCATAGCTTATTGTATTTGTGAAGACACTCAAGATGAGCATTATTTGCCCTTACAAAATATGAAAAAAGAATTAGAAAAAACCTCTTATAATTTATTAGAACTTCCTTTGCCTAAACCCTTGTATTATGAAAAAAGACGACTCGGGGCTACTTATGCTAATTTTGTTTTTATCAATAAAGCCTTAATCGTACCTTTTTATAAGGATCCAAATGATCAAGTTGTTGCTAAAAGATTAGCTAAAGCCTTACCAAATCATCAAATCATAGGACTAGATGCTAGGGTATTTTTGCGTCAAAATGGTTCTTTGCATTGTTCTTGTCAAAACCGTTTTAAGGGTTTAAGATGA
- a CDS encoding cation diffusion facilitator family transporter, translating into MILQKKATLIASLCALILALMKLIVGLTSGSVAVLSSAIDSLMDFAISAFNFLALKKSSQEANENYNFGFSKIEVLAGLLEGVFIVGAGIFIFYESIVKIYYKEEITDLNSSIYVMIFVLIITALLVLFLNHVAKKTKSLIIESDALHYKTDCLSNACTLGSLILIYFTNLHIIDAIFGIIISLYTVFSAFKIVKKALAFLMDEALPKKQVDQICALISNHPEIISYHELKTRKTPNCNYLSMHLVFCPIISLLNAHKISDDIENSIRKMFDNEKWEIQIHLDPYDDAEEERQRQ; encoded by the coding sequence ATGATTTTGCAAAAAAAAGCAACACTTATAGCTAGTTTATGTGCTTTGATTCTAGCCTTAATGAAACTAATAGTAGGCTTAACAAGTGGTTCTGTTGCTGTACTTTCAAGCGCTATTGATTCTTTAATGGATTTTGCCATTTCTGCTTTTAATTTTTTAGCTCTTAAAAAAAGTTCTCAAGAGGCTAATGAAAATTATAATTTTGGTTTTTCTAAAATCGAAGTTTTAGCGGGTTTATTAGAAGGTGTTTTTATTGTAGGAGCAGGTATTTTTATTTTTTACGAAAGTATAGTAAAAATTTACTATAAAGAAGAAATTACAGATTTAAATTCAAGTATTTATGTTATGATTTTTGTCTTAATTATCACTGCCTTACTTGTACTTTTTTTAAATCATGTTGCTAAAAAAACTAAAAGTTTGATTATAGAAAGTGATGCCTTGCATTATAAAACAGATTGTTTAAGCAATGCTTGTACTTTAGGTTCTTTAATATTGATTTATTTTACTAATTTGCATATTATTGATGCTATTTTTGGTATAATTATTAGCCTTTATACGGTTTTTTCAGCTTTTAAAATCGTTAAAAAAGCATTAGCCTTTTTAATGGACGAGGCTTTGCCTAAAAAACAAGTTGACCAAATTTGTGCTTTAATTTCAAATCATCCTGAAATTATTTCTTATCACGAATTAAAAACTCGTAAAACACCAAATTGCAATTATTTAAGCATGCATTTGGTTTTTTGTCCTATAATCTCACTCTTAAATGCCCATAAAATTTCAGATGATATAGAAAATAGCATACGCAAAATGTTTGATAATGAAAAATGGGAAATACAAATTCATCTAGATCCTTATGATGATGCAGAAGAAGAAAGGCAAAGACAATGA
- a CDS encoding N-carbamoylputrescine amidohydrolase produces MKIALIQQKFHSTKEKTIEQTCQFIKQAAKKGAQLVCLGELHQSEYFCQSENVEFFNYANDYEKDVQFWSNVAKQYNIVLLSSLFEKRSPGLYHNTAVVFDKDGSIVGKYRKMHIPDDPCFYEKFYFTPGDLGFEPINTSLGKLGVLICWDQWYPEAARIMALKGAQILIYPTAIGWFDKDPKEEKQRQLNAWLNVQKGHAIANGLYVVAVNRIGFEKDISGVEEGIRFWGNSFVFGPQGEELCLLDSENECVKIVDIDQKRSENVRQWWPFLRDRRIEYFQDLTRRFID; encoded by the coding sequence ATGAAAATTGCTTTAATACAACAAAAATTTCATTCTACCAAAGAAAAAACCATAGAGCAAACTTGTCAATTCATAAAACAAGCTGCTAAAAAGGGTGCTCAACTCGTTTGTTTGGGTGAACTTCATCAAAGTGAATATTTTTGTCAAAGTGAAAATGTAGAATTTTTTAATTATGCAAATGATTATGAAAAAGACGTACAATTTTGGTCTAATGTAGCAAAACAATACAATATAGTTTTATTAAGTTCTCTTTTTGAAAAAAGAAGTCCAGGTCTTTATCACAATACCGCAGTGGTTTTTGACAAGGATGGTTCTATAGTAGGAAAATACCGTAAAATGCATATACCTGATGATCCTTGTTTTTATGAAAAATTTTATTTTACTCCAGGAGATTTGGGTTTTGAACCTATAAATACAAGCTTAGGTAAACTCGGCGTACTCATTTGTTGGGATCAATGGTATCCTGAAGCAGCTAGAATCATGGCATTAAAAGGAGCACAAATTCTTATTTATCCCACTGCTATAGGTTGGTTTGATAAAGATCCAAAAGAAGAAAAACAAAGACAATTAAACGCATGGCTTAATGTGCAAAAAGGACATGCTATAGCCAATGGTTTGTATGTTGTTGCAGTAAATAGAATAGGTTTTGAAAAAGATATAAGTGGAGTAGAAGAAGGTATAAGATTTTGGGGAAATTCTTTTGTTTTTGGACCCCAAGGTGAAGAACTTTGTCTTTTAGATAGTGAAAATGAATGCGTAAAAATTGTAGATATAGACCAAAAAAGAAGTGAAAATGTGCGTCAATGGTGGCCTTTTTTACGCGATAGACGCATAGAATATTTTCAAGATTTAACAAGAAGATTTATTGATTAA
- a CDS encoding SH3 domain-containing C40 family peptidase, giving the protein MKISLYLSFLALFLGACASKNLNLYENEKVTKEDSHYAKLEFEQNVSILPKLTQNINFNAKAYEKHFFSPWHDSFKNYKKEDLFWSFSSYLNSKDTYYFFNKQLIPQSWFESAIDNANIKDLGKLNQKALLVQNTISKNFPTQRAILKNPFFENEGIPFDYASDTALNAGTPVLISHFSKDKRYAFILSEAGAGFVESKDLEFFSDSRAKIYENLNFITPLKEKLAILSDDNQFFFETRIGAIYPYYKEDKNYYYGKIGSKKYKISKQDAALFPLNFNDENLKKQIAQILGLPYGWGGYNLERDCSLLTRDVFSAFGLYLPRNSKAQKNAFTHFNISNLDNTQKKAFLDRFGKAYLSLLYLPGHIMLYAGNIGENNIVVHDIWGLRKGDTQRLLISSSAITSLEIGKEDIAKENLLLSKIQEISFVLLKQEEKQEIKDYLDKITSTQDRFNQ; this is encoded by the coding sequence ATGAAAATTTCTTTATATTTGAGTTTCTTGGCATTGTTTTTAGGTGCTTGTGCGAGTAAAAATTTAAACTTATATGAAAATGAAAAAGTTACAAAAGAAGACTCTCACTATGCTAAATTAGAATTTGAACAAAATGTTAGTATTTTGCCTAAGCTTACACAAAATATTAATTTTAATGCAAAAGCATATGAAAAACATTTTTTTAGCCCTTGGCATGATTCTTTTAAAAACTATAAAAAAGAGGATCTTTTTTGGTCTTTTTCTTCATATTTAAATTCAAAAGATACTTATTATTTTTTCAATAAACAACTCATCCCTCAATCTTGGTTTGAAAGTGCTATAGATAATGCAAATATCAAAGATTTAGGAAAATTAAACCAAAAGGCCTTGCTTGTTCAAAATACCATTTCTAAAAATTTTCCAACGCAAAGAGCCATTTTAAAAAATCCTTTTTTTGAAAATGAAGGCATTCCTTTTGACTATGCTAGCGACACTGCATTAAATGCTGGTACTCCTGTTTTAATCTCACATTTTAGCAAAGATAAACGCTATGCTTTTATACTCAGTGAGGCAGGAGCAGGTTTTGTAGAAAGCAAAGATTTAGAATTTTTTTCAGATTCTAGGGCAAAAATTTATGAAAATCTTAATTTTATCACTCCATTAAAAGAAAAATTAGCTATTTTAAGCGATGATAATCAATTCTTCTTTGAAACAAGAATTGGTGCGATTTATCCTTACTATAAGGAAGATAAAAATTATTATTATGGAAAAATAGGATCTAAAAAATACAAAATATCCAAACAAGATGCGGCTTTGTTTCCTTTAAATTTTAATGATGAAAACTTAAAAAAACAAATTGCACAAATTCTTGGATTGCCTTATGGTTGGGGTGGTTATAATCTTGAAAGAGATTGTTCTTTGCTTACTCGTGATGTTTTTTCTGCTTTTGGACTTTATTTACCACGCAATTCTAAAGCACAAAAAAACGCTTTTACGCATTTTAATATAAGCAATTTAGACAATACTCAAAAAAAAGCCTTTCTTGATCGTTTTGGAAAAGCATATTTAAGTTTACTTTATTTACCAGGGCATATTATGCTTTATGCTGGAAATATTGGAGAAAATAATATAGTTGTTCATGATATATGGGGTTTAAGAAAAGGTGATACGCAAAGACTTCTTATAAGTTCAAGCGCTATTACAAGTTTAGAAATAGGAAAAGAAGATATAGCAAAAGAAAATTTACTTTTATCAAAAATTCAAGAAATAAGTTTTGTATTATTAAAACAAGAAGAAAAACAAGAAATCAAAGATTATCTTGATAAGATTACAAGTACACAAGATAGATTTAATCAATAA
- a CDS encoding ATP-dependent DNA helicase codes for MLDKLEKILTHDNVFLSGGAGVGKSFLINKLIQSYKKQKKSFIPLGSSALSAFNIGGITLHSFFCLGHCDNALALSVLDRSQKQKERLIKLQNILKTLELIIIDEISMVSADVFEMIGLRLKNSHFNGKILVVGDFFQLPPVLKEKKQNLFNNSYYAFASFFWKELNFKNIKLTQSKRTHNLEFYNNLSLIRKGFLDENILDFFQSLQTNIIENLGDDYTLLCGINKQVNDINKKRLDALHTPLVCFKAQINKENPQLKDEELFSWIKSLNILEELNLKIGSRIIFCVNNWDKNYYNGEQGKIENIIYEEEKVYISIIKNDGMQILLEPYTFFMQELEQVGKDFIINTLASITQFPIKLAYAITIHKSQGMSIEKLVCNINHIFEKGQLYVALSRATNPNTLKIYFTKKIDFRLYFANILKIDSNVIDFYEKHDL; via the coding sequence ATGCTTGATAAACTAGAAAAAATTTTAACACACGATAATGTTTTTTTAAGTGGTGGGGCTGGTGTTGGTAAAAGTTTTTTAATAAATAAACTTATACAATCTTACAAAAAACAAAAAAAATCATTCATACCTTTAGGATCTAGCGCTCTTTCAGCCTTTAATATAGGTGGTATAACTTTACACAGTTTTTTTTGTTTGGGTCATTGTGATAATGCCTTAGCATTAAGTGTGCTAGATCGTAGTCAAAAACAAAAAGAAAGATTAATAAAGCTTCAAAATATATTAAAAACATTAGAACTTATTATTATAGATGAAATTTCTATGGTTAGTGCTGATGTTTTTGAAATGATAGGATTAAGGCTTAAAAATTCTCACTTTAATGGAAAAATTTTAGTAGTTGGAGATTTTTTTCAATTACCCCCTGTGCTTAAAGAAAAAAAGCAAAACCTTTTTAATAATTCTTATTATGCTTTTGCATCTTTTTTTTGGAAGGAATTAAATTTTAAAAATATCAAGCTTACTCAATCTAAAAGAACTCATAATCTTGAATTTTATAATAATTTGTCTTTGATTAGAAAAGGTTTTTTAGATGAAAATATTTTAGATTTTTTTCAATCTTTACAAACTAATATAATAGAAAATTTAGGAGATGATTATACTTTACTTTGTGGTATTAATAAACAAGTAAATGATATCAATAAAAAAAGATTAGACGCTCTTCATACCCCTCTTGTATGTTTTAAAGCCCAAATCAATAAAGAAAATCCTCAACTCAAAGATGAAGAACTCTTTTCTTGGATTAAAAGTTTAAACATTTTAGAAGAACTCAATCTTAAAATCGGATCACGTATCATTTTTTGCGTGAATAACTGGGATAAAAATTATTACAATGGCGAACAAGGAAAAATTGAAAATATCATTTATGAAGAGGAAAAAGTTTATATTAGTATCATAAAAAATGATGGTATGCAAATTTTACTTGAACCTTATACCTTTTTTATGCAAGAACTAGAACAAGTAGGAAAAGATTTTATAATCAATACTCTTGCTAGTATTACTCAATTTCCTATAAAACTTGCTTATGCTATTACTATACACAAATCACAAGGCATGAGTATAGAAAAATTAGTTTGCAATATCAATCATATTTTTGAAAAAGGTCAACTTTACGTAGCCCTTTCTAGAGCCACAAATCCCAACACTCTTAAAATTTATTTTACAAAAAAGATTGATTTTAGACTTTATTTTGCTAATATTTTAAAAATAGATTCTAATGTAATTGACTTTTATGAAAAGCATGATTTATAG
- the lolA gene encoding LolA-like outer membrane lipoprotein chaperone has protein sequence MQKIFLIFLIFMGKILALELDFKAFSSDFVQTVTSKNSKLSYSGHFIFDQNRAYWVYHSPSKKEIYIHNNEVTIIEHDLEQVIFSHLDNIPNLNEIFKKAKVINKDKLIAKYENIDYTIKLHQDQIQSISYQDEFENNVVIVLSHQLKNPRIKAEIFQAHIPKNYDIIR, from the coding sequence ATGCAAAAAATCTTTTTAATATTTTTGATTTTTATGGGAAAAATTTTAGCCTTAGAACTTGATTTTAAAGCATTTTCAAGTGATTTTGTACAAACGGTTACATCTAAGAATTCAAAACTTTCTTATTCTGGACATTTTATCTTCGATCAAAACCGGGCATATTGGGTATATCATAGCCCTAGTAAAAAAGAAATTTATATTCATAATAATGAAGTTACTATCATAGAACATGATCTTGAACAAGTTATTTTTTCACATCTTGATAATATCCCTAATCTTAATGAAATCTTTAAAAAAGCAAAAGTTATTAATAAAGACAAACTAATAGCAAAATACGAAAATATAGATTATACTATTAAGCTGCATCAAGATCAAATTCAAAGTATATCTTATCAGGATGAATTTGAAAATAATGTTGTCATTGTTTTAAGCCATCAGCTTAAAAATCCACGCATTAAAGCTGAAATTTTTCAAGCTCATATCCCTAAAAACTACGATATTATACGTTAA
- the secA gene encoding preprotein translocase subunit SecA encodes MLLNTLKAVFGTKNDREIKKYFKRVAQINALESKYEKLSDEELKSVFAKFKEEILNGTKNENDILNDIFAIVRETSKRTLNMRHFDVQLIGGMVLHEGKIAEMKTGEGKTLVATLAVVLNAMSGKGVHVVTVNDYLAKRDAQQMSAIYNFLGFSVGVILSSEHSDLEHKQAYDCDITYGTNNEFGFDYLRDNMKFSKAEKVQRGHNFVIVDEVDSILIDEARTPLIISGPTNRTLDGYIKANEVAKQMQRAQEVLPPAKAEGDFVVDEKNRTILITEAGIAKAEKLFGVDNLYSLDNAILAHQLDQALKAHNLFEKDVHYVLRNNELIIVDEFTGRLSEGRRFSEGLHQALEAKENVKIQEESQTLADITFQNYFRMYNKLAGMTGTAQTEATEFSQIYNLDVISIPTNIPIKRQDKDDLIYKTQNEKFKAVIEEIKKANAKGQPVLVGTASIERSEVFHNMLVKEKIPHHVLNAKNHEQEALIIQDAGKKGAVTIATNMAGRGVDIKINDEIRALGGLYIIGTERHESRRIDNQLRGRAGRQGDPGISRFYLSLEDNLLRIFGGDRIKTIMDRLGIKEGESIESRIVTKAVENAQKKVEALHFESRKHLLEYDDVANEQRKTIYRYRNELLDENYDIKAKISQNIAQYSAFVLNASLMDNDMKFDFENLKARLLSECAIQINEEDFKDLDILQAQDKLTQLLQTHYDEKMSKLNLNQAHHIERILYLQVLDNAWREHLYQMDILKTGIGLRGYNQKDPLVEYKKESYNLFLELVNRIKSDSIKLLFSIQFNQEQAQDLENKASKENEKLLQNSQTNSTLDQVQVKKVPRNSPCPCGSGKKFKECHGKSGPKQGILA; translated from the coding sequence ATGCTTTTAAATACCTTAAAAGCCGTCTTTGGTACAAAAAATGACCGTGAAATAAAAAAATATTTCAAACGTGTAGCTCAAATCAATGCTTTAGAAAGCAAATATGAAAAACTAAGTGATGAAGAATTAAAAAGTGTATTTGCAAAGTTTAAAGAAGAGATTTTAAATGGTACAAAAAATGAAAATGATATTTTAAATGATATTTTTGCTATCGTTAGAGAAACGAGTAAAAGAACTTTAAATATGCGTCATTTTGATGTGCAATTAATAGGTGGCATGGTTTTACACGAAGGAAAAATCGCAGAAATGAAAACAGGAGAGGGTAAAACCCTTGTAGCAACTCTAGCTGTTGTTTTAAATGCTATGAGTGGTAAAGGAGTGCATGTAGTTACAGTAAATGATTATTTAGCAAAAAGAGATGCCCAGCAAATGAGTGCGATTTATAATTTTTTAGGTTTTAGTGTAGGGGTTATACTTTCATCTGAGCATAGTGATTTAGAACACAAACAAGCTTATGATTGTGATATTACTTATGGAACAAATAATGAATTTGGTTTTGATTATTTACGTGATAATATGAAATTTTCTAAAGCCGAAAAAGTACAAAGAGGGCATAATTTTGTCATAGTAGATGAAGTAGATAGTATCTTAATTGATGAAGCAAGAACACCTCTTATTATCAGTGGACCTACAAATCGCACCTTAGATGGCTATATTAAAGCAAATGAGGTAGCCAAACAAATGCAAAGAGCTCAAGAAGTTTTACCTCCTGCAAAAGCTGAAGGAGACTTTGTTGTAGATGAAAAAAATCGTACGATTTTAATCACAGAAGCAGGAATTGCAAAAGCTGAAAAACTTTTTGGAGTGGATAATTTATACAGTCTTGATAATGCTATTTTAGCACACCAACTTGATCAAGCCTTAAAAGCACACAATCTTTTTGAAAAAGACGTGCACTATGTTTTAAGAAATAATGAACTCATTATAGTAGATGAATTTACAGGACGTTTAAGTGAAGGACGTCGTTTTAGTGAAGGTTTGCATCAAGCCTTAGAAGCTAAAGAAAATGTAAAAATTCAAGAAGAAAGTCAAACCTTAGCAGATATTACTTTTCAAAATTATTTTAGAATGTATAATAAATTAGCAGGTATGACAGGAACAGCACAAACTGAAGCTACAGAATTTTCTCAAATTTATAATCTAGATGTTATTTCCATACCTACAAATATTCCTATTAAAAGACAAGATAAAGACGATCTTATCTATAAAACTCAAAACGAAAAATTTAAAGCAGTGATTGAAGAAATAAAAAAAGCCAATGCCAAAGGACAACCTGTTCTTGTCGGTACTGCAAGCATAGAAAGAAGCGAAGTCTTTCATAACATGCTTGTAAAAGAAAAAATTCCTCATCATGTCTTAAACGCAAAAAATCACGAACAAGAAGCTTTGATTATTCAAGATGCGGGTAAAAAAGGAGCCGTAACCATAGCTACAAATATGGCAGGTCGTGGAGTAGATATAAAAATCAATGATGAAATAAGAGCCTTAGGAGGACTTTATATCATAGGTACAGAAAGGCATGAAAGCCGCCGCATTGACAATCAATTGCGCGGTCGTGCAGGCAGACAAGGAGATCCTGGTATAAGCCGTTTTTATCTTAGCTTAGAAGATAATCTTTTAAGAATTTTTGGCGGTGATCGCATTAAAACCATTATGGATCGTTTGGGTATAAAAGAAGGCGAAAGTATAGAATCAAGAATCGTTACTAAAGCAGTTGAAAATGCACAAAAAAAAGTAGAAGCTTTGCATTTTGAAAGCAGAAAGCATTTATTAGAATACGATGACGTGGCTAATGAACAAAGAAAAACAATTTATCGTTATCGCAATGAGCTTTTAGATGAAAATTATGATATCAAAGCTAAAATTTCTCAAAACATAGCCCAATACAGCGCTTTTGTATTAAATGCTTCTTTGATGGATAATGATATGAAATTTGATTTTGAAAATTTAAAAGCTAGACTTTTAAGCGAATGTGCTATACAAATCAATGAAGAGGATTTTAAAGATTTAGATATTTTACAAGCACAAGATAAATTAACCCAGCTTCTTCAAACGCATTATGATGAAAAAATGTCAAAACTCAATTTAAATCAGGCTCATCATATAGAACGCATTTTATATTTGCAAGTTTTAGACAATGCTTGGAGAGAGCATTTATATCAAATGGATATTTTAAAAACAGGAATAGGACTTCGCGGTTATAACCAAAAAGATCCTCTTGTAGAATACAAAAAAGAAAGCTATAATCTTTTCTTAGAGCTTGTAAATCGTATCAAATCAGACAGTATTAAATTACTTTTTAGTATACAATTTAATCAAGAACAAGCACAAGATTTAGAAAATAAAGCCAGCAAGGAAAATGAAAAATTACTTCAAAATTCTCAAACCAATTCCACTTTAGATCAGGTTCAAGTTAAAAAAGTCCCACGTAATTCTCCTTGTCCTTGTGGAAGTGGCAAAAAATTTAAAGAATGCCATGGAAAAAGTGGTCCAAAACAAGGAATTTTAGCTTGA
- a CDS encoding ABC transporter permease, translated as MKKSILKYLLFKYLRFDKTQPFINLSMLLAFLGVCVGLCVLLVAMAIMNGFDKEFQKRFFIMNYPLTILPKFYAPVDDELVNKLKNTFTNLSFSPYISTQVVLKTQDRFEGGVLFGVHFQEEKKINEVLAKALKDENLSGFDILVGSELVKEFDFKKNDKLTLIFSNFNPSALSLIPQTKRFNIKAYFNSGLAFYDKAYMYTDVNALRKVLKMPLNSDYDGIHVYTDDAFKDADKLKAYLKDDYLVIAWWEQNKNFFSALKLEKRALFIVLMLIILIASLNIVSSLLMIVMNRRNEIALLLALGTSKTEIKQTFFALGMLIGSAGIIVGIILAFLALALLSNFDIITLPSDVYGTSKLPLDLSVLDFSLAIIGALIIIALSSFYPAKKATQINVLDTLRNE; from the coding sequence TTGAAAAAAAGCATTTTAAAGTATTTGCTTTTTAAATATTTAAGATTTGATAAAACACAACCTTTTATCAATCTTTCTATGCTTTTAGCCTTTTTAGGAGTTTGTGTTGGTCTTTGTGTTTTACTCGTAGCTATGGCTATTATGAATGGCTTTGATAAAGAATTTCAAAAGCGTTTTTTTATCATGAATTATCCCCTTACTATTTTGCCTAAATTTTATGCTCCTGTAGATGATGAATTAGTCAATAAATTAAAAAATACTTTTACAAATTTATCCTTTAGTCCTTATATTAGCACCCAAGTAGTACTTAAAACACAAGATCGTTTTGAAGGTGGTGTGCTTTTTGGAGTGCATTTTCAAGAGGAAAAAAAGATCAATGAGGTGCTTGCTAAAGCTTTAAAAGATGAAAATTTAAGCGGCTTTGATATTTTAGTAGGAAGTGAACTAGTAAAGGAATTTGATTTTAAAAAAAATGATAAATTAACTTTAATTTTTTCAAATTTTAATCCAAGTGCTTTATCTTTGATCCCTCAAACAAAACGTTTTAATATCAAAGCATATTTTAATTCAGGACTTGCTTTTTATGATAAAGCTTATATGTATACTGATGTAAATGCTTTAAGAAAGGTACTTAAAATGCCTTTAAATTCAGATTATGATGGCATTCATGTATACACTGATGATGCTTTTAAAGATGCTGATAAATTAAAAGCTTATCTTAAAGATGATTATCTTGTAATAGCCTGGTGGGAACAAAATAAAAATTTCTTTTCAGCCTTAAAGCTTGAAAAAAGAGCACTTTTTATAGTTTTAATGCTTATTATTTTAATAGCTAGCTTAAATATAGTAAGTTCTTTACTCATGATAGTGATGAATCGTCGCAATGAAATAGCACTTTTACTTGCCCTAGGTACAAGTAAAACAGAGATAAAGCAAACTTTTTTTGCCCTAGGTATGCTAATAGGCAGCGCAGGTATAATAGTAGGAATCATACTGGCTTTTTTAGCTTTGGCCTTATTATCTAATTTTGATATTATTACCCTTCCTAGTGATGTTTATGGAACAAGCAAATTGCCTCTTGATTTATCTGTTTTAGATTTTTCTTTAGCCATCATAGGAGCTTTAATCATTATAGCTTTATCATCTTTTTATCCTGCTAAAAAAGCTACTCAAATCAATGTTTTAGATACTTTAAGAAATGAATAA